A segment of the Sphingomonas kaistensis genome:
TGGGCCTTGCCGGCCCGCATGTCCGCCTCGCGCTCGAGAAGCCGCTCGGGAGCGACCTCGCCTCGAGCCGCTCGATCAACGATGCCGTTGCCGCAGCCTTCCCCGAGGAGCGGACGTTCCGGATCGACCATTACCTCGGCAAGGAAACCGTCCAGAACCTCCTCGCCCTGCGCTTCGCCAACCTGTTGTTCGAACCGGTGTGGAGCAGTGCGCATATCGACCACGTACAGATCACTGTCAGCGAGACGGTCGGGCTGGAAGGCCGGGCCGATTATTACGACGGGGCCGGCGCGCTGCGCGACATGGTCCAGAACCACATGCTGCAGCTGCTGGCGCTGGTGGCGATGGAGCCCCCCTCGCAGCTCGACGCGACCGCCGTACGCGACGAGAAGGTCAAGGTGCTGCGCTCGCTCCGGCCGATCCGCTCCGAGGACAGCGTCACCGGCCAATACGGGGCCGGCGCGGTGGGCGGAAAACCGGTGCCCGCCTATGCCGAGGAACTGGGCGGAGCGAGCGGGACCGAGACCTTTGTCGCGCTGAAGGCGCATGTAGACAACTGGCGCTGGGCCGGCGTCCCCTTCTATCTCAGGACCGGCAAGCGGCTTCCCGATCGCCGGACCGAGATCGCCATCCAGTTTCGCGCGCTCCCGCACTCGATGTTCGCCTCGCGCGGGGCACGGGCCGCGCCCAATCGCCTGATCATCGCCATCCAGCCCGAAGAGAACATCACGCTGGAGCTGATGGCCAAGCAGCCGGGGCTCGACCGCGGCGGCATCCGCCTGCGCGAGGTCGAGCTCGACATCGAGCAGGCCGACGCCTTCGCCGACGTCCGCCGCCGGATCGCCTACGAACGGCTGCTGCTCGACCTGGTCGAGGGCGACCCCACCCTGTTCGTGCGCCGCGACGAGGTCGAGGCCCAGTGGCAGTGGATCGACGGGATCCGCGCCGTCTGGGAGGGCGCCGGCACCAGCCCGCGGCCCTACGCCGCCGGCAATTGGGGCCCGTCCGCCGCGATCGCCCTGATCGAGCGCGACGGGAGAAGCTGGAATGACTAGGCTCGATCCGCGCATCGCGGCGGTGACCGACCGCATTATCGAGCGGTCCAGGCCGGGCCGGAAGCGCTACCTCGAACTGATGGCGGCGCAGGCCGAGCGTGGCATCTCGCGCGGGCGGATGAGTTGCGGCAACTTTGCGCACGGCTTTGCCGCGGCCGAAGGCGACAAGGACGCGATCCGCACGGCCGCCGGGCCGAACATCGGGATCGTCACCAGTTACAACGACATGTTGTCGGCCCATCAGCCCTATGCCCGCTTTCCCGAGCAGATGAAGATCTGGGCCCGCGAGGTCGGCGCCACGGCGCAGGTCGCGGGCGGGGTGCCGGCGATGTGCGATGGCGTCACCCAAGGGCAGGACGGTATGGACCTGTCGCTGTTCAGCCGCGATGTCATCGTGATGAGCACCGCGGTGGCGCTGAGCCACGGCATGTTCGAGGGCGCGGCGCTGCTCGGCATCTGCGACAAGATCGTGCCCGGCCTGCTGATCGGCGCGCTGCGCTTCGGGCACCTGCCGATGCTGCTGGTGCCCGGCGGGCCGATGCCGTCGGGCCTGCCCAACAAGGAAAAGCAACGCATCCGCCAGCTCTATGCCGAGGGCAAGGTCGGTCGCGACGAACTGCTGGCATCGGAAAGCGCAAGCTATCATTCGCCCGGCACCTGCACCTTCTACGGCACAGCCAACAGCAACCAGATGATGATGGAGCTGATGGGCCTGCACGTGCCCAACAGCGCCTTCGTCCAGCCCGGAAGCGGCCTGCGCCAGGCGCTGACCCGCGCCGCCGTGCACCGGGTGGTCGAACTGGCCAGCGCCAAGGAGCGACCGCTCGGTGCCTGCGTCGACGAGCGGGCGATCGTCAACGCGATGATCGGGCTGATGGCGACCGGCGGGTCGACCAATCATGCGATCCACCTGCCGGCGATCGCGCGCGCGGCCGGCATCCACATCGACTGGCAGGACTTCGACGATCTCTCGGCCGCGGTGCCCTTGCTGGCGCGGGTCTATCCCAACGGCTCGGGCGACGTGAACGACTTCCATTATGCCGGCGGTATCGCCTTTGTCGCGCGCGAGCTTGGCGCCGCGGGGTTGCTGCATACCGACATCCTGGCCGCCGGCGCCGACGATTTCGCGGCCTGGACCTCGCATCCCGAAATGGACGGCGACAGCCTGGTCTGGCGCGAAGTCACCGAGAGCCGCAACGACACCATGCTGCGGCCGGTCAGCGAGCCGTTCCTGGCCGATGGCGGGATGCGGCTGGTGAAGGGCAATCTCGGGCGCGCGACGCTCAAGACCAGCGCGGTCGATCCGGCGCGCTGGACCATCGAGGCGCCGGCCCGCGTCTTTTCCGACCAGAACGAGGTGCTGAA
Coding sequences within it:
- the zwf gene encoding glucose-6-phosphate dehydrogenase; this encodes MPDKATTLILFGATGDLAARMLLPSLYALHRDGLLPVDLKIVATSRSAHDDASFRAHARAALEAHVPATFIDDAAMGAFLALLTYVTLDATDAAGYQRLAAAVPAGGETAIFLSTAPSLFKPTIDNLEAVGLAGPHVRLALEKPLGSDLASSRSINDAVAAAFPEERTFRIDHYLGKETVQNLLALRFANLLFEPVWSSAHIDHVQITVSETVGLEGRADYYDGAGALRDMVQNHMLQLLALVAMEPPSQLDATAVRDEKVKVLRSLRPIRSEDSVTGQYGAGAVGGKPVPAYAEELGGASGTETFVALKAHVDNWRWAGVPFYLRTGKRLPDRRTEIAIQFRALPHSMFASRGARAAPNRLIIAIQPEENITLELMAKQPGLDRGGIRLREVELDIEQADAFADVRRRIAYERLLLDLVEGDPTLFVRRDEVEAQWQWIDGIRAVWEGAGTSPRPYAAGNWGPSAAIALIERDGRSWND
- the edd gene encoding phosphogluconate dehydratase, producing the protein MTRLDPRIAAVTDRIIERSRPGRKRYLELMAAQAERGISRGRMSCGNFAHGFAAAEGDKDAIRTAAGPNIGIVTSYNDMLSAHQPYARFPEQMKIWAREVGATAQVAGGVPAMCDGVTQGQDGMDLSLFSRDVIVMSTAVALSHGMFEGAALLGICDKIVPGLLIGALRFGHLPMLLVPGGPMPSGLPNKEKQRIRQLYAEGKVGRDELLASESASYHSPGTCTFYGTANSNQMMMELMGLHVPNSAFVQPGSGLRQALTRAAVHRVVELASAKERPLGACVDERAIVNAMIGLMATGGSTNHAIHLPAIARAAGIHIDWQDFDDLSAAVPLLARVYPNGSGDVNDFHYAGGIAFVARELGAAGLLHTDILAAGADDFAAWTSHPEMDGDSLVWREVTESRNDTMLRPVSEPFLADGGMRLVKGNLGRATLKTSAVDPARWTIEAPARVFSDQNEVLKAFQAGELERDVVVVVRFQGPRANGMPELHKLTPPLGVLQDRGFRVALVTDGRMSGASGKVPAAIHVSPEALGGGPLSRIRDGDLVRVCANQGLLEVIDVDLADREPATAPPPPVGTGRELFALMRGTADDAERGASAMLHAMDNEAL